One stretch of Priestia megaterium DNA includes these proteins:
- a CDS encoding COG4705 family protein — protein MQENQNKLGIALNKVPEVTIFFWIIKVLCTTVGETFADFLNFNLGFGLTVTTIIMGIAFFILLYLQFKATKYAPGIYWTTVVLISVFGTLVTDNLTDAMGVPLEVSTTVFSVLLGLTFLFWYLSEKTLSIHSIYTRRREVFYWLTILFTFALGTAVGDLYSEQLGFGYLKTGVTVIIIIGCIFLAYKSKLNGILAFWIAYILTRPLGASLGDYLSQTKVNGGLGLGTTVTSVIFLIAILAIIVFLAITKIDITSKNEMVDTNPTRASKRNVLTQTIVVLCIFLVLSIGGYIWRSNDLVSQSTASQASLSGQLKDFIKIENDMLKDVNSKNFTATKKGADDLEHKWDSSEAKLRKIDGSKWTKIDGTIDVVLAAARSSNPDVNKCKSALDNSLTALNAANK, from the coding sequence ATGCAAGAGAACCAAAATAAATTGGGTATTGCACTTAACAAAGTGCCAGAAGTCACAATTTTCTTCTGGATAATCAAAGTTTTGTGCACAACTGTAGGTGAAACATTTGCTGATTTTCTAAATTTCAACCTTGGATTTGGGTTAACTGTCACTACTATAATTATGGGAATAGCATTTTTTATTTTATTATACCTTCAATTTAAAGCAACTAAATATGCCCCAGGGATTTATTGGACAACGGTGGTGCTTATAAGCGTATTTGGAACATTAGTAACTGATAATTTGACAGATGCAATGGGAGTACCTCTTGAAGTTAGTACAACTGTTTTTTCCGTTCTACTTGGCTTAACTTTTCTTTTCTGGTATCTTAGTGAAAAAACACTCTCTATACACTCAATTTATACAAGAAGAAGAGAAGTTTTCTATTGGCTTACTATTCTCTTTACATTTGCACTTGGAACAGCAGTAGGTGATTTATACTCTGAACAACTAGGCTTTGGCTACCTTAAAACGGGAGTAACAGTCATCATTATCATAGGCTGTATCTTTTTGGCATACAAATCAAAACTTAATGGGATTTTAGCATTTTGGATTGCCTATATTCTTACTCGTCCACTGGGAGCATCATTAGGAGATTACCTATCACAAACAAAAGTTAATGGTGGATTAGGTTTGGGAACAACTGTTACTAGTGTTATTTTTCTTATAGCTATTTTAGCAATAATTGTTTTTCTCGCCATTACAAAAATTGATATAACTTCAAAAAATGAAATGGTGGATACAAATCCAACACGTGCAAGTAAGAGAAATGTTTTGACACAAACCATTGTAGTGCTCTGTATTTTCTTAGTTCTAAGTATAGGTGGTTATATCTGGCGCAGTAATGATTTAGTATCACAATCCACTGCTTCACAAGCTTCATTATCTGGGCAATTAAAGGATTTTATTAAAATTGAAAATGATATGCTCAAGGATGTAAATTCAAAAAATTTTACTGCAACGAAAAAAGGAGCAGACGATTTAGAACATAAGTGGGACTCATCAGAAGCTAAACTTAGAAAAATAGACGGTTCTAAATGGACCAAGATCGATGGAACTATTGATGTTGTATTAGCAGCAGCTCGTTCATCCAACCCTGATGTCAATAAGTGCAAATCAGCACTTGATAATTCACTGACTGCACTAAACGCAGCTAATAAATAA
- a CDS encoding transcriptional regulator, with amino-acid sequence MILGLGKKRTRFGRWLDKQEDINQLELENATKLSRPTISRLCNDKNYIPKYSTIYRINAGLRKLKKDVKVEDFLQL; translated from the coding sequence ATGATTCTAGGCTTAGGAAAGAAGCGAACAAGGTTTGGAAGGTGGTTGGATAAGCAAGAAGATATCAATCAATTAGAACTCGAAAATGCCACAAAGTTAAGTCGTCCAACCATATCGAGGCTTTGTAATGATAAAAACTACATACCTAAATACTCCACAATTTATAGAATAAATGCAGGGTTACGAAAGTTAAAGAAGGATGTAAAAGTAGAAGATTTTCTACAGTTGTAA
- a CDS encoding DUF2087 domain-containing protein yields the protein MQLDKLVNYHKAVGDPTRIRIISLLKKGPLHGQAIAYKLGLQPPTITHHISKLRDVGLVYQRRQGNIIYFYLDSERLEYNSKAILNIGEESMENQDSKINNQDKLSIVKNFINSDGTLKQIPSQRKKKNVILAYLIRDLHQGKTYKERDLNEYIKNYHEDYATIRRELIMQHFMYRQNGEYELNPKEMWPVTF from the coding sequence ATGCAATTAGATAAATTAGTCAATTACCATAAGGCAGTTGGAGACCCCACAAGAATTAGAATTATTTCCTTATTAAAAAAAGGCCCTCTTCATGGCCAAGCAATCGCTTATAAACTTGGGTTACAACCGCCAACCATTACTCACCATATTTCAAAATTGAGAGATGTAGGGTTAGTTTATCAAAGAAGACAAGGGAACATTATTTATTTTTACCTCGATAGTGAAAGGCTAGAATATAATTCAAAAGCTATCTTAAATATTGGGGAGGAGTCTATGGAGAACCAAGATAGTAAAATCAATAATCAAGATAAGTTATCTATTGTTAAAAATTTTATAAATAGCGACGGGACATTGAAACAAATTCCGAGTCAAAGAAAGAAAAAGAACGTTATATTAGCGTATTTAATACGTGATTTACATCAAGGAAAAACGTATAAAGAAAGGGATCTTAATGAATATATAAAAAACTATCATGAAGATTATGCGACTATTCGTAGAGAATTAATTATGCAACACTTCATGTATAGGCAAAATGGAGAATATGAATTAAATCCAAAAGAGATGTGGCCTGTTACCTTTTAA
- a CDS encoding ComEC/Rec2 family competence protein gives MKSRVIKIVSSLAIGIGIAAAPASSYAATPKTMKVHYIDVGQGDSIYIKAPNGEDIVIDGGNKGKGNEVVNYLKKQKVDDIEVLISTHPDADHIGGLDEVINAFKVENVYAPKVSNNTQAYKDFLNAVKKKKLKIQTAQAGVKLPVKDVNAQIVGPTKTYANSDLNDWSAVVHMTYKKNTFLFTGDAETKAETDMIKAKKTLRADVLKVGHHGAKTSTSKNFLDAVKPKYAVISVGKNSYGHPTSQVVNLLKNSKASILRTDQSGTIIITGDGLSYSVKKSR, from the coding sequence ATGAAGAGTCGTGTTATCAAGATTGTTTCTTCGCTCGCTATAGGAATAGGGATTGCTGCAGCTCCAGCTTCATCCTACGCAGCAACACCTAAGACTATGAAAGTACATTATATTGATGTCGGTCAGGGAGATAGCATTTATATTAAAGCTCCTAATGGTGAAGATATTGTTATTGACGGTGGAAACAAGGGAAAAGGAAATGAGGTTGTAAATTATTTAAAGAAACAAAAAGTTGATGATATAGAAGTATTAATTTCTACTCACCCTGATGCTGATCATATTGGTGGGTTAGATGAAGTTATTAATGCATTTAAAGTAGAAAATGTTTATGCACCGAAAGTAAGTAATAACACTCAAGCTTACAAAGACTTTTTGAATGCTGTTAAAAAGAAAAAATTAAAGATTCAAACAGCACAAGCAGGCGTAAAGTTACCTGTTAAAGATGTAAATGCTCAAATTGTAGGGCCTACCAAAACATATGCCAACAGTGATTTAAATGACTGGAGTGCTGTTGTACATATGACTTATAAGAAGAATACATTTTTATTTACAGGCGATGCTGAAACAAAAGCAGAAACAGACATGATTAAGGCAAAGAAGACACTACGTGCAGATGTGCTTAAAGTGGGGCACCATGGTGCCAAAACGTCTACGAGTAAGAATTTCTTAGATGCCGTAAAGCCTAAGTATGCGGTTATTAGCGTTGGTAAAAATAGCTATGGACACCCCACTTCTCAAGTTGTGAACCTGCTAAAGAACTCTAAAGCAAGTATTCTGCGAACAGACCAAAGTGGTACTATTATAATTACAGGTGATGGATTATCTTATTCTGTTAAAAAATCGAGGTAA
- a CDS encoding DUF3243 domain-containing protein has product MNNNTGTVENKVENKLNEMSQEKKDNILSSFNDFKTYLGDKVTKGEKLGLNDDQLTLAAKKIADYLAKHEEPQNEEQYLLHELWKVGNEEEQHHLAHMLVKLVKE; this is encoded by the coding sequence ATGAACAATAATACAGGAACTGTTGAAAATAAAGTAGAGAATAAATTAAATGAGATGAGTCAAGAGAAGAAAGACAATATTCTTTCTAGTTTTAACGATTTTAAAACATACTTAGGAGATAAAGTCACAAAAGGTGAGAAATTAGGCTTAAATGATGATCAATTAACTTTGGCAGCTAAAAAAATAGCTGATTATTTGGCAAAACATGAGGAACCACAAAATGAAGAACAATATTTATTGCATGAACTATGGAAAGTTGGAAATGAAGAAGAGCAACATCACCTTGCTCATATGCTTGTTAAATTAGTTAAAGAATAG
- a CDS encoding SMI1/KNR4 family protein encodes MTIVKESIIYPLPQDQDIAEIEGSFRVQLPNDYKEFLKQYNGCTVIDSTPLTIINKRCQIERFLGIIKNFNEHPYGVYDIGCCETSLGEQGRNFYDEDLIGSELIPIAKLAWGDYLCLNFHYDKNNPSVDFLDYEESYECDPATSKIADTFQDFLSMLLSKDTK; translated from the coding sequence GTGACGATTGTGAAGGAAAGCATCATTTATCCATTACCACAGGATCAAGACATTGCAGAAATAGAAGGTTCTTTTCGCGTCCAACTGCCTAACGATTATAAAGAATTCTTGAAACAATATAACGGATGTACAGTAATAGATTCTACACCACTAACAATCATCAATAAGAGGTGTCAAATTGAACGTTTTTTGGGCATTATTAAAAACTTCAATGAGCATCCTTATGGTGTGTATGATATTGGTTGCTGCGAAACCTCTTTAGGAGAACAAGGCCGGAATTTTTATGATGAAGATCTCATTGGATCTGAATTAATTCCAATTGCGAAGCTAGCATGGGGAGATTATTTATGTTTGAACTTTCACTACGATAAGAACAATCCGTCTGTTGATTTCCTAGACTACGAAGAATCATATGAATGTGATCCAGCTACATCAAAGATTGCTGATACCTTTCAAGATTTTTTGAGTATGTTATTATCTAAGGATACAAAATAG
- a CDS encoding RDD family protein: MDQVTKPAGFWIRLLGNLLDGIIVSIPLGLIGFLITGDFDREDPITSLIGFIYAVAVPILWYGYTIGKRIVGVRIVKVNGKKLGIGAMLLRVLVAGIVYGITLGIALIVSVFMVVFRKDKRSLHDMMAGTYVTYSKPGEIEDKQAFVD; this comes from the coding sequence GTGGATCAAGTAACAAAACCAGCAGGATTTTGGATACGCCTATTAGGAAATCTGTTAGATGGCATTATTGTAAGTATTCCTTTGGGGCTTATTGGCTTTCTTATTACAGGAGACTTTGATCGTGAAGATCCCATTACATCACTCATAGGTTTTATCTATGCAGTTGCTGTACCTATTTTATGGTATGGATATACTATAGGGAAACGAATTGTTGGAGTGAGAATTGTCAAAGTCAATGGAAAGAAACTTGGAATTGGAGCAATGCTATTAAGAGTTCTTGTAGCCGGCATTGTTTATGGTATTACATTAGGTATTGCGTTAATTGTAAGTGTGTTCATGGTGGTTTTCCGTAAGGATAAAAGAAGTCTTCATGACATGATGGCAGGCACTTACGTTACATATTCAAAACCAGGTGAAATAGAGGATAAACAGGCATTTGTAGATTAA
- a CDS encoding MFS transporter, which yields MIPITKEAKVQTGIWKGKFIYLWVASIFSSLSISMYLTIEQWYVVNYLNLKSSLGIILMATTIPRVLLMVIGGVVSDKYRRSRVIFFSLLTRCFMLLLMALFYTNNLLSLSALLIFALLFGASDAFFWSARDAIVPGIIHKEQLVRANSVIQTTNQLSVMFGPVLGATLLSLFSYSTIFLIIGFTLLISIILLQFIKEKKTLRPKKTSILRDLAEGINYVKDSSFLLTVMVTFIIVNLFFIGPLMLSIPILAEDHFKGNAFYLSILQSSFASGMLLGAIIMGWLNIKRNRGKLAISFIFLEGSLLMIFSQGINLWLAAAILLAIGCCVSSINIPIVSLIQEKTPSTIVGRVMSVNTMVSMGLIPVSYGLVSTLLSINVDIKFILLCAGIVIVLFSVLLLLKASDLKNT from the coding sequence GTGATTCCAATAACTAAAGAGGCTAAAGTACAAACAGGTATTTGGAAAGGAAAGTTTATTTATCTATGGGTAGCAAGTATATTTTCAAGCCTTTCTATTTCAATGTATTTAACTATTGAGCAGTGGTATGTAGTCAATTACCTAAACTTGAAGAGCTCTTTAGGAATTATTTTAATGGCGACTACGATTCCTAGAGTATTATTAATGGTCATAGGAGGCGTTGTATCAGATAAATACAGACGATCTAGAGTTATATTCTTTTCATTACTAACTAGGTGTTTTATGCTACTTCTGATGGCTTTATTCTATACAAATAATTTATTATCTCTTTCTGCCTTACTTATATTTGCTTTATTATTTGGGGCATCAGATGCATTTTTTTGGTCAGCTAGAGATGCAATTGTTCCAGGGATTATTCATAAAGAACAACTAGTCAGAGCGAATTCAGTAATACAAACAACGAATCAGCTTTCTGTCATGTTTGGCCCTGTCTTAGGTGCTACTCTCCTTTCACTTTTCTCATATTCAACCATCTTTCTGATAATTGGCTTTACACTTTTGATAAGCATAATCTTGTTACAATTCATCAAAGAAAAGAAGACATTAAGGCCCAAGAAAACATCTATCTTAAGGGATTTAGCTGAAGGAATTAATTATGTTAAAGATTCCTCGTTTCTTCTGACAGTCATGGTGACATTTATTATTGTCAACTTATTCTTTATTGGACCTCTCATGTTAAGCATCCCTATCCTTGCAGAGGATCATTTTAAAGGAAATGCTTTTTACTTAAGTATTTTACAAAGTTCGTTTGCTAGTGGCATGTTGTTAGGAGCTATAATCATGGGCTGGTTGAACATAAAAAGGAATAGAGGAAAACTTGCAATTTCTTTCATATTCTTGGAAGGGTCATTACTTATGATATTTAGCCAAGGAATTAATCTCTGGCTTGCTGCTGCTATTTTGTTAGCTATTGGATGTTGTGTATCAAGTATTAATATTCCCATAGTTAGTTTAATACAGGAGAAAACACCCTCAACCATAGTAGGTCGAGTTATGAGTGTAAATACAATGGTTTCCATGGGACTTATTCCAGTTTCTTATGGATTAGTTTCCACTCTTCTTAGCATTAATGTCGATATTAAATTTATTCTCTTATGTGCTGGTATCGTGATTGTATTATTTAGTGTACTACTTCTTTTAAAGGCTTCAGATCTTAAAAATACATGA
- a CDS encoding DinB family protein, translating into MEKLEYEWVKQARQTLLEQCRELSEGDLTKEFAFGFQNIRDSLVHVAGCYHAWLGSFVLSETSSPLFTKEVINTMKIDDIQHYFQQADRYVEKVLEQFTDKFDESIEKELAWRANSGFVRKTPRQLLTHSITHESHHKGQIVVMLRLLGHTPKNTDILGLPEKEPSK; encoded by the coding sequence ATGGAAAAGCTAGAATATGAATGGGTAAAACAAGCACGACAAACTTTATTAGAGCAGTGTAGAGAATTGAGTGAAGGTGACTTGACGAAAGAGTTTGCATTTGGTTTTCAAAATATTAGAGATTCTCTAGTTCATGTGGCAGGTTGCTACCATGCTTGGTTAGGTTCTTTTGTGCTTTCAGAAACATCATCACCACTATTCACAAAAGAAGTAATTAATACTATGAAAATAGACGATATTCAGCATTATTTTCAACAGGCTGATAGATATGTAGAAAAAGTATTGGAGCAATTCACAGATAAATTTGATGAGTCTATCGAAAAAGAACTTGCTTGGAGAGCAAACAGTGGTTTTGTAAGAAAGACACCTCGTCAATTGCTTACCCATTCAATTACTCACGAATCACATCATAAAGGACAAATTGTAGTTATGTTACGCCTATTAGGGCATACACCTAAAAATACGGACATATTGGGGTTACCTGAAAAAGAACCTTCCAAATAA
- a CDS encoding DUF3006 domain-containing protein, with the protein MKKIKGIIDRFEEEFAVVEIEGKTKDFPKDIFPKNTHVGDVVYITGDKVEIDESETKKLAKEIEDLMNEVWED; encoded by the coding sequence ATGAAAAAGATAAAAGGTATTATTGATCGATTTGAAGAGGAATTTGCTGTTGTTGAAATTGAAGGAAAGACAAAAGATTTTCCTAAAGATATCTTTCCCAAGAATACACACGTTGGAGATGTCGTTTATATTACGGGAGATAAAGTTGAGATTGATGAAAGTGAAACGAAAAAGCTGGCAAAAGAAATTGAAGATTTAATGAATGAAGTTTGGGAAGATTAA
- a CDS encoding VOC family protein yields MEKNNLLRMDNISIVVESLDDAISFFEEIGLSLEGRATVEGQWGGRVTGLGSQHVEIAMLVTPDGHSRIELSRFLSPPTISDHRTAPVNALGYLRVMFTVEDIDEMVSRLTRYGAQLVGEVVQYEDSYRLCYIRGVEGILIGLSEQIGNKQVSDVL; encoded by the coding sequence ATGGAAAAAAACAACCTACTAAGAATGGACAATATCAGTATCGTTGTAGAATCCCTTGATGATGCAATCTCTTTTTTTGAGGAGATTGGCTTGAGTCTTGAAGGGCGAGCCACCGTCGAAGGTCAATGGGGTGGACGTGTAACAGGATTGGGTTCTCAGCACGTAGAGATTGCGATGCTGGTTACCCCGGATGGCCACAGCAGAATTGAACTTTCGCGATTTCTCAGCCCACCTACTATATCAGATCACCGGACTGCTCCTGTAAACGCTCTCGGCTATCTGCGCGTCATGTTTACTGTTGAAGACATTGACGAAATGGTGTCCAGACTCACTAGGTACGGCGCTCAGCTCGTTGGCGAAGTGGTTCAATACGAGGATTCGTATCGGCTCTGCTACATCCGTGGAGTAGAAGGAATCTTAATCGGTTTATCAGAGCAAATCGGTAACAAACAAGTAAGTGACGTTTTATAA
- a CDS encoding ParB N-terminal domain-containing protein: MPHKITLTGSATGPLREYDRYVAFDMREKGSPSAPKGLKKSTFISYTVFVAKKAFNKTGLTKKSIMHEKILIQGEPTLDIPIDECPGEVGVICFQITVLPNKKDKEDNEPNDKKEAKQEASAAQQEVAATKQEEKPAPTSQPAANEEKKAEKVQTEVKETPVQEKKVEPQKKQITNQPKGTQDLLSFDEIIVPEEFLKTRPNPQKTQKVIDFVKRTGRLDEPLTIEKGSNILKDGYRRYIVAKTLKMDKVPVMYEYQKS; encoded by the coding sequence ATGCCACATAAAATTACGTTAACTGGATCAGCCACAGGACCACTACGAGAATACGATCGCTATGTTGCCTTTGATATGCGTGAAAAAGGGTCACCATCTGCGCCTAAAGGCTTGAAGAAGAGTACGTTTATTTCGTACACGGTATTTGTTGCAAAGAAGGCTTTTAACAAAACAGGTCTCACGAAAAAAAGTATTATGCATGAAAAAATCTTAATTCAAGGCGAACCAACTTTAGACATTCCGATTGATGAATGCCCTGGTGAAGTAGGTGTAATCTGCTTCCAGATTACCGTTCTCCCGAATAAGAAAGACAAAGAAGACAATGAACCAAACGATAAAAAAGAGGCCAAACAAGAGGCTTCTGCAGCGCAACAAGAAGTTGCTGCTACCAAACAGGAAGAAAAACCGGCACCTACTTCTCAACCTGCAGCAAATGAAGAGAAGAAAGCTGAAAAAGTACAGACAGAAGTGAAGGAGACACCTGTTCAAGAGAAAAAGGTGGAGCCACAAAAGAAACAAATAACAAATCAGCCAAAAGGGACACAAGATCTTCTGAGTTTCGACGAAATCATCGTACCTGAAGAGTTCTTAAAGACACGTCCAAACCCTCAAAAAACACAAAAGGTCATTGATTTTGTGAAACGTACAGGGCGCCTGGATGAGCCATTAACGATCGAAAAAGGATCGAATATCTTGAAAGATGGTTACCGTCGTTATATTGTGGCCAAAACCCTTAAAATGGATAAAGTTCCAGTTATGTACGAATACCAGAAGTCATAA